The following proteins come from a genomic window of Fibrobacterota bacterium:
- a CDS encoding biopolymer transporter ExbD: MKKARTKKHKNKELDLIPVMNLFSILVVTVISMAQFEKLGVLELWLPERSMNQVENTPPPDEGLLNLTVVV; encoded by the coding sequence ATGAAAAAAGCAAGAACCAAGAAGCACAAGAACAAGGAACTCGACCTTATCCCGGTCATGAACCTGTTCTCGATCCTGGTCGTGACCGTTATCTCCATGGCCCAATTCGAGAAGCTCGGCGTTCTCGAACTATGGTTGCCCGAACGGAGCATGAACCAGGTCGAAAACACGCCGCCCCCGGATGAGGGTCTGCTGAACTTGACCGTGGTCGT